In Sphingomonas psychrotolerans, the following proteins share a genomic window:
- a CDS encoding TadE/TadG family type IV pilus assembly protein — protein sequence MIGFIPHLRRIARDERGATVVEFAIVAPVMGLLLLGAFDVAHTLYMRAALEGVVQKAARDATLESGLVSATQTALDDKVRNQIKTLANNGTVTITRQWYRNYEQAAGSRFEPWTDTNHNGICDGPQGLTPGEPYEDTNGNGVWNATGGNLSQGGAKDAVLYTATVTYPRFFPLNNFIGGSSTTTVRAQTILRNQPYGDQGAPAVRTCA from the coding sequence GTGATCGGGTTCATCCCTCACCTGCGCCGGATCGCGCGCGATGAGCGCGGCGCCACGGTCGTCGAATTCGCGATAGTGGCTCCGGTGATGGGCCTGCTGCTTCTCGGCGCATTCGACGTGGCACACACGCTCTATATGCGCGCGGCGCTGGAGGGCGTGGTGCAAAAGGCCGCGCGCGACGCGACGCTCGAATCCGGCCTCGTCAGCGCCACCCAGACCGCGCTCGACGACAAGGTTCGGAACCAGATCAAGACCCTCGCCAACAACGGCACGGTGACGATCACGCGCCAATGGTATCGCAACTACGAGCAGGCCGCGGGCTCGCGGTTCGAGCCCTGGACCGATACCAATCACAACGGCATTTGCGATGGCCCGCAGGGTCTTACGCCAGGCGAACCCTATGAGGATACCAACGGCAACGGCGTATGGAATGCGACGGGCGGCAATCTCAGCCAGGGCGGCGCCAAGGACGCGGTGCTCTACACCGCGACGGTCACCTATCCGCGTTTCTTCCCGCTCAACAATTTCATCGGCGGATCGAGCACCACCACGGTGCGCGCCCAGACGATCCTGCGCAACCAGCCTTATGGCGATCAGGGCGCGCCGGCAGTGAGGACCTGCGCGTGA
- a CDS encoding DUF1206 domain-containing protein, translating to MTRQPNVAATFAARLGFAARGLVYLLVGWFALDAARLGSAPADNQEAMGSLLDKPLGHILVAAIAVGLAGYALWRLSEAVLDPERRGSEPKALVERIGFGWSALVHAFLAVYAGRLALHFTRPETNPSEERARSWSGWLLDQPGGEWWLGLAGLLLIAGAGAQAWKAYRGSFVRELAGDVPLPRYVCLAGQIGYAARAVVFLLIGWFLVHAAFEASPDQAGGIGQALRTLREQPQGPLLLAVVAVGLMLFGVYSLVEARFRRIRVGK from the coding sequence ATGACCCGCCAGCCAAATGTCGCCGCCACTTTCGCGGCGAGACTGGGTTTCGCCGCGCGGGGGCTCGTCTATCTGCTCGTCGGCTGGTTCGCGCTCGATGCGGCGCGTCTCGGCAGCGCGCCTGCCGACAATCAGGAAGCGATGGGATCACTGCTGGACAAGCCGCTCGGCCACATCCTTGTCGCCGCGATCGCAGTCGGTCTCGCCGGCTACGCGCTGTGGCGGCTGAGCGAGGCTGTGCTCGACCCCGAGCGCCGCGGCTCCGAGCCCAAAGCGCTCGTGGAGCGTATCGGCTTCGGCTGGAGTGCGTTGGTCCATGCCTTCCTCGCGGTCTATGCCGGCAGGCTGGCGTTGCATTTCACGCGCCCCGAGACCAACCCGAGCGAGGAGCGCGCGCGGAGCTGGTCGGGCTGGCTGCTCGATCAGCCCGGCGGCGAATGGTGGCTCGGGCTGGCAGGATTGCTGCTGATCGCGGGCGCCGGCGCGCAGGCCTGGAAAGCATATCGCGGCAGCTTCGTGCGCGAACTGGCCGGCGACGTGCCGCTGCCGCGCTATGTCTGCCTTGCCGGACAGATCGGCTATGCCGCCCGTGCAGTCGTCTTCCTGCTCATCGGGTGGTTCCTCGTCCACGCGGCGTTCGAGGCGAGCCCTGATCAGGCAGGGGGCATCGGGCAGGCGCTGCGCACCTTGCGCGAGCAGCCGCAGGGACCGTTGCTCCTCGCGGTCGTGGCGGTGGGGCTGATGCTGTTCGGTGTCTACAGCCTGGTGGAAGCCCGGTTTCGCCGGATCCGCGTCGGCAAATGA
- the pdhA gene encoding pyruvate dehydrogenase (acetyl-transferring) E1 component subunit alpha yields MAKAPARIASTEPAVPNRERPNEPERYKASKEQLLEFYKQMLLIRRFEEKAGQLYGLGFIGGFCHLYIGQEAVAVGLQSALDGEKDSVITGYRDHGHMLAYGIDPKVIMAELTGRGAGISRGKGGSMHMFSTEKKFYGGHGIVGAQVSLGTGLAFAHKYNEDGGVAMAYFGDGASNQGQVYESFNMAELWKLPIIYVIENNQYAMGTSVNRSSSEDQLYKRGESFRIPGIQVDGMDVLACRGAAEEALAWVRAGKGPIILEMKTYRYRGHSMSDPAKYRSREEVQSVRDKSDPIEAVKRELEALGVKEEDLKPLEAAIRKVVNESADYAEQTPEPDPAELYTDVLVETY; encoded by the coding sequence GTGGCCAAAGCACCGGCACGCATAGCGTCCACCGAACCTGCGGTACCGAACCGCGAACGTCCCAACGAACCAGAACGGTACAAGGCGTCCAAGGAGCAGCTGCTCGAATTCTACAAGCAGATGCTGCTGATCCGCCGCTTCGAGGAGAAAGCGGGGCAGCTTTACGGGCTCGGCTTCATCGGTGGCTTCTGTCACCTCTATATCGGCCAGGAAGCGGTCGCGGTCGGGCTGCAGTCGGCGCTCGACGGCGAGAAGGACTCGGTGATCACCGGCTATCGCGATCACGGCCACATGCTCGCTTACGGCATCGATCCCAAGGTGATCATGGCCGAGCTGACCGGGCGTGGTGCTGGCATCAGCCGCGGCAAGGGCGGCTCGATGCACATGTTCTCGACCGAGAAGAAGTTCTACGGCGGGCACGGCATCGTCGGCGCGCAGGTCTCGCTCGGCACCGGGCTCGCCTTCGCGCACAAATATAACGAGGATGGCGGCGTCGCGATGGCCTATTTCGGCGACGGCGCGTCGAACCAGGGCCAGGTCTACGAATCGTTCAACATGGCCGAGCTGTGGAAGCTCCCGATCATCTATGTGATCGAGAACAATCAGTACGCCATGGGCACCAGCGTCAACCGCTCCTCGTCCGAGGATCAGCTCTACAAGCGCGGCGAGAGCTTCCGCATCCCTGGCATCCAGGTCGACGGCATGGACGTGCTCGCCTGCCGCGGCGCTGCCGAAGAGGCTTTGGCCTGGGTCCGCGCGGGCAAGGGTCCGATCATCCTCGAGATGAAGACCTATCGCTACCGCGGTCACTCGATGTCCGATCCCGCCAAATATCGCAGCCGCGAGGAAGTCCAGTCGGTCCGCGACAAGTCCGATCCGATCGAGGCCGTAAAGCGCGAACTCGAAGCGCTGGGCGTGAAGGAAGAGGATCTCAAGCCGCTCGAGGCCGCGATCCGCAAGGTGGTGAACGAATCCGCCGATTACGCCGAGCAGACCCCCGAACCCGACCCCGCGGAACTATACACCGACGTGCTGGTGGAGACTTATTGA
- a CDS encoding pyruvate dehydrogenase complex E1 component subunit beta encodes MAIELKMPALSPTMEEGTLAKWLVKEGDTVKSGDILAEIETDKATMEFEAVDEGTIAKILVAEGTDNVKVGTVIAMIAGEGEEASAASAPAEAPATEQKASEESEAPAPKKAESGTAQLASNKAATVSDPAIPAGTEMVKTTVREALRDAMAEEMRTDPRVFVMGEEVAEYQGAYKVTQGLLEEFGPKRVIDTPITEYGFAGVGTGAAMGGLKPIVEFMTFNFAMQAIDHIINSAAKTNYMSGGQMRCPIVFRGPNGAASRVGAQHSQNYGPWYASVPGLIVIAPYDAADAKGLLKAAIRSEDPVVFLENELLYGRSFDVPKLDDHVLPIGKARIVRAGKDVTIVSYSIGVGLALEAAEKLAGEGVDAEVIDLRTLRPLDTATVLESLKKTNRLVVVEEGWPVCSISSEISAVVMEQGFDDLDAPVLRVTNEDVPLPYAANLEKLALVDVARVIAAVKKVTYRG; translated from the coding sequence ATGGCGATCGAACTCAAGATGCCGGCACTGTCGCCGACCATGGAAGAGGGCACGCTCGCCAAGTGGCTCGTCAAGGAAGGCGACACGGTGAAGTCGGGCGACATCCTCGCCGAGATCGAGACCGACAAGGCGACGATGGAATTCGAGGCGGTGGACGAAGGCACGATCGCGAAGATTCTCGTCGCCGAAGGCACCGATAACGTGAAGGTCGGCACCGTCATCGCGATGATCGCGGGCGAAGGCGAGGAAGCCTCCGCTGCGTCCGCTCCGGCCGAGGCGCCGGCGACCGAGCAGAAGGCCAGCGAGGAGTCCGAGGCTCCCGCGCCAAAGAAGGCCGAAAGCGGCACGGCCCAACTGGCCAGCAACAAGGCCGCCACGGTCTCCGACCCCGCGATCCCCGCAGGCACCGAGATGGTCAAGACGACGGTGCGCGAGGCGCTGCGCGATGCCATGGCCGAGGAAATGCGCACCGATCCGCGCGTCTTCGTGATGGGCGAGGAAGTCGCGGAATATCAGGGCGCCTACAAGGTCACCCAGGGCCTGCTCGAAGAGTTCGGTCCGAAGCGCGTGATCGATACCCCGATCACCGAATATGGCTTTGCCGGGGTCGGCACGGGTGCCGCGATGGGTGGCCTCAAGCCAATCGTCGAGTTCATGACCTTCAACTTCGCGATGCAGGCGATCGACCACATCATCAACTCGGCCGCGAAGACCAATTACATGTCGGGCGGACAGATGCGCTGCCCGATCGTGTTCCGCGGCCCCAACGGCGCCGCGAGCCGCGTCGGCGCACAGCATTCGCAGAATTATGGTCCATGGTATGCCAGCGTCCCCGGCCTGATCGTGATCGCGCCCTATGACGCGGCCGATGCCAAGGGGCTACTCAAGGCGGCGATCCGCAGCGAAGATCCGGTCGTGTTCCTCGAGAACGAGCTGCTGTACGGCCGCAGCTTCGACGTGCCCAAGCTCGACGATCACGTCCTGCCGATCGGCAAGGCGCGGATCGTGCGGGCGGGCAAGGACGTGACGATCGTATCCTATTCGATCGGCGTCGGGCTCGCCCTCGAAGCCGCGGAGAAGCTGGCGGGCGAGGGAGTCGACGCCGAAGTGATCGACCTGCGCACGCTGCGTCCGCTCGATACCGCGACGGTGCTCGAGAGCCTCAAGAAGACCAACCGCCTCGTCGTGGTCGAGGAAGGCTGGCCGGTCTGTTCGATCTCTTCGGAGATTTCGGCGGTGGTGATGGAGCAGGGCTTCGACGACCTCGACGCGCCGGTGCTGCGCGTCACCAACGAAGACGTGCCGCTGCCTTATGCCGCCAATCTGGAGAAGCTCGCTCTGGTCGACGTGGCGCGGGTGATCGCGGCAGTGAAGAAGGTGACGTACCGCGGTTGA
- the eno gene encoding phosphopyruvate hydratase, with amino-acid sequence MTAIIDIHARQILDSRGNPTVEVDVLLEDGSFGRAAVPSGASTGAHEAVERRDGDKSRWLGKGVEGAVQAVNSEIAEEVLGLDAEDQADLDRAMIELDGTENKSRLGANAILGVSLAAAKAAAEARGLPLYRYVGGVNAHLLPVPMMNIINGGEHADNPIDFQEFMIVPVGAENIVEAVRCGSEIFHTLKKKLHEKGLATGVGDEGGFAPNLSSTTDALDFIMSSIEAAGYTPGDDVMLALDCAATEYYRDGVYKMVGEGKTFSSLENVDFLAGLAAKYPIFSIEDGMAEDDWEGWKALTDAIGGKVQLVGDDLFVTNPKRLQRGIDGGYANSLLVKVNQIGTLTETLEAVSLAQRSSYTAVMSHRSGETEDATIADLAVATNCGQIKTGSLARSDRLAKYNQLIRIEEELGDAARYAGRSVLK; translated from the coding sequence GTGACCGCAATCATCGACATCCATGCCCGCCAGATCCTCGACAGCCGGGGCAATCCCACGGTGGAGGTCGATGTGCTGCTCGAAGACGGCAGCTTCGGCCGCGCCGCGGTGCCTTCGGGCGCCTCGACCGGGGCGCACGAAGCCGTCGAGAGGCGCGACGGCGACAAGTCGCGCTGGCTGGGCAAGGGCGTCGAGGGCGCGGTGCAAGCGGTGAACAGCGAGATTGCCGAGGAAGTGCTCGGGCTCGACGCCGAGGACCAGGCCGATCTCGACCGCGCGATGATCGAACTCGACGGCACCGAGAACAAAAGCCGGCTGGGCGCCAATGCGATCCTCGGCGTCAGCCTTGCCGCGGCCAAGGCGGCTGCCGAGGCGCGCGGGCTGCCGCTCTATCGCTATGTCGGCGGAGTCAACGCACACCTTCTGCCGGTGCCGATGATGAACATCATCAACGGCGGCGAGCATGCCGACAATCCGATCGACTTCCAGGAATTCATGATCGTGCCGGTCGGCGCCGAGAACATCGTCGAGGCAGTCCGCTGCGGGTCGGAAATCTTCCACACGCTCAAGAAGAAGCTTCACGAAAAGGGTCTTGCGACCGGCGTGGGCGACGAAGGCGGCTTCGCACCGAACCTGAGCTCGACCACCGACGCACTGGACTTCATCATGTCGTCGATCGAGGCGGCGGGCTACACGCCGGGCGACGACGTGATGCTCGCGCTCGATTGCGCCGCGACCGAATATTATAGGGACGGCGTCTATAAGATGGTGGGCGAGGGCAAGACGTTCTCCAGCCTCGAAAATGTCGACTTCCTCGCCGGGCTTGCGGCCAAATATCCGATCTTCTCGATCGAGGACGGCATGGCCGAGGACGATTGGGAGGGCTGGAAGGCACTCACCGACGCGATCGGCGGCAAGGTCCAGCTGGTCGGCGACGATCTGTTCGTCACCAACCCCAAGCGGCTCCAGCGCGGCATCGACGGCGGCTACGCCAATTCGCTGCTGGTCAAGGTCAACCAGATCGGCACGCTAACCGAGACGCTCGAGGCAGTGAGTCTCGCCCAGCGTTCATCCTATACCGCCGTGATGTCGCATCGCTCGGGCGAGACCGAGGACGCGACGATCGCCGACCTCGCGGTCGCCACCAATTGCGGGCAGATCAAGACCGGCAGCCTCGCGCGCTCGGACCGGCTCGCCAAGTACAACCAGCTCATCCGGATCGAGGAAGAGCTGGGCGATGCGGCACGCTATGCGGGCAGGTCGGTGCTGAAGTAA
- a CDS encoding TadE/TadG family type IV pilus assembly protein, with the protein MKHKLALLRTTARRFGRDTSGLALLEFAFSLPIVLTMSLTGAELTNYVITKMRLSQIALQIADNSARMGSGSQLESKKVYESDINDLLTGADFQSGQMGLFTNGRVIISSVEPHETTANKYRIRWQRCKGSRTAWVSSYGNPTTTTSVDGVGPTGRQVIAPPSGVAMFVEVRYQYQPLIKTSLSPTTEMNEIASMMVRDARDTSDDSFITVNGVKQSNPNAQHPNGVYKGGVTASTC; encoded by the coding sequence GTGAAGCACAAACTCGCCCTGCTCCGGACGACTGCGCGCCGGTTCGGCCGCGACACCAGCGGGCTGGCGCTGCTCGAATTCGCCTTTTCGCTGCCAATCGTGCTGACGATGAGTCTCACCGGCGCGGAGCTGACCAACTATGTCATCACCAAGATGCGCCTCAGCCAGATCGCGCTGCAAATCGCCGACAACTCCGCGCGCATGGGCTCCGGCAGCCAGCTCGAATCGAAAAAGGTCTACGAAAGCGACATCAACGACCTGCTCACCGGCGCCGATTTTCAATCCGGCCAAATGGGCCTGTTCACCAATGGGCGCGTGATCATCTCGAGCGTCGAACCGCATGAGACGACCGCCAACAAATATCGAATCCGCTGGCAGCGCTGCAAGGGCAGCAGGACCGCCTGGGTGTCGAGCTATGGCAACCCCACGACGACGACCAGCGTCGACGGAGTCGGGCCCACCGGCCGGCAAGTCATCGCGCCGCCGAGTGGCGTCGCGATGTTCGTCGAGGTGCGTTATCAATATCAGCCGCTGATCAAGACGTCGCTCTCGCCCACCACCGAGATGAACGAGATCGCGTCGATGATGGTTCGCGACGCGCGCGACACCAGCGATGACAGCTTCATCACCGTCAACGGGGTCAAGCAGTCCAACCCCAATGCCCAGCATCCCAACGGGGTCTACAAGGGAGGCGTCACCGCCTCGACCTGCTGA
- a CDS encoding phage holin family protein has protein sequence MAEPETESIGALIGRLVADGKGYAHAELGYYRTLAASKLGEAKLGLIFGAAALVIALCAITALLVGLILALATLIGPGWATLIVIAAALALSALLGWLAYTRIQRLFGSKG, from the coding sequence GTGGCCGAACCGGAGACGGAGAGCATCGGCGCGCTGATCGGGCGGCTGGTCGCGGACGGCAAGGGCTATGCCCATGCCGAGCTCGGTTATTATCGCACGCTCGCGGCTAGCAAGCTCGGCGAAGCGAAGCTCGGGCTGATCTTCGGCGCGGCGGCGTTGGTGATCGCGCTCTGTGCGATTACAGCGCTGCTCGTCGGACTGATTCTCGCGCTCGCGACGCTGATCGGCCCCGGCTGGGCCACCTTGATCGTCATCGCCGCCGCATTGGCGCTCTCCGCCCTGCTCGGCTGGCTGGCATATACCCGTATCCAACGGTTGTTCGGGAGCAAAGGATGA
- a CDS encoding FtsB family cell division protein, giving the protein MARTSPIRTLLRRAGLPAAVLIAVGFFGYNAVLGPTGIVAAREFRAELAQKNVEYAAIARKRAELKNRVDLLDPKRGADPDMVDELVRKQLNVARPDEVIVPLDK; this is encoded by the coding sequence ATGGCGCGCACTTCTCCGATCCGTACTCTTTTGCGCCGCGCGGGGCTTCCCGCCGCGGTGCTCATCGCCGTCGGCTTTTTCGGCTACAATGCCGTGCTCGGCCCGACCGGAATCGTCGCGGCCAGGGAATTCCGCGCCGAGCTCGCGCAGAAGAACGTCGAATATGCCGCGATCGCCAGGAAGCGCGCTGAACTCAAGAACCGGGTCGATCTGCTCGATCCGAAGCGCGGCGCCGATCCCGACATGGTGGACGAGCTGGTGCGCAAGCAGCTCAACGTCGCGCGGCCCGACGAAGTGATCGTGCCGCTCGACAAGTAA
- a CDS encoding DUF3618 domain-containing protein, whose amino-acid sequence MSTDPGLLAAEAQVRNARARLFTTLGEVQERLKPVNLAQNAVETAAQGVASTARKGVEVVRSRPFVAAAIAGTVGLVFARGWIADLLRRRNETAPAVEGLNSKTSAKPAKKGQPK is encoded by the coding sequence ATGAGCACCGATCCCGGCCTGCTCGCTGCCGAGGCGCAGGTCCGTAACGCCCGCGCCCGGCTGTTCACGACGCTGGGCGAAGTGCAGGAGCGGCTCAAGCCCGTCAACCTGGCGCAGAACGCAGTGGAGACCGCCGCACAAGGCGTCGCATCGACGGCGCGCAAAGGCGTCGAGGTGGTGCGTTCGCGGCCCTTCGTCGCTGCGGCGATCGCCGGAACGGTCGGACTGGTGTTCGCGCGCGGCTGGATCGCCGACCTGCTGCGCCGCCGCAATGAAACCGCCCCCGCCGTGGAGGGTTTGAACAGCAAGACATCCGCGAAGCCCGCGAAGAAAGGACAACCAAAATGA